The Aeromicrobium sp. Leaf245 genome includes a region encoding these proteins:
- a CDS encoding uracil-DNA glycosylase, protein MPKSLHELVAPDWAEALAPVADDVTRMGELLRAETEAGRPWLPHGDAILRAFREPLADVKVLVAGQDPYPTPGHAMGLSFSVHPDVRPLPRSLANIYTELEADLGIPRAPHGDLTAWSEQGVLLLNRVLTVGAGAPASHRGMGWERVTEQAIRALVARDRPLVAVLWGRDAQKLQPLLGDTPAVASAHPSPLSASRGFFGSRPFSRVDAHLLELGSAPVDWRVPPIPPTAAPTLQG, encoded by the coding sequence ATGCCGAAGTCGTTGCACGAGCTCGTCGCACCCGACTGGGCCGAGGCCCTGGCGCCGGTCGCCGACGACGTGACCCGGATGGGCGAGCTCCTGCGGGCCGAGACCGAGGCCGGCCGACCGTGGCTGCCCCACGGCGACGCGATCCTGCGGGCGTTCCGGGAACCGCTCGCCGACGTGAAGGTGCTCGTCGCCGGCCAGGACCCGTACCCGACGCCCGGTCACGCCATGGGTCTGTCGTTCTCGGTCCACCCCGACGTGCGCCCCCTTCCCCGCAGCCTCGCCAACATCTACACCGAGCTCGAGGCCGACCTGGGCATCCCCCGCGCGCCCCACGGGGACCTGACGGCGTGGTCGGAGCAGGGAGTCCTGCTGCTCAACCGGGTGCTGACGGTGGGGGCCGGCGCCCCGGCCAGCCACCGCGGGATGGGCTGGGAGCGCGTCACGGAGCAGGCGATCCGGGCCCTCGTGGCCCGCGACCGGCCGCTCGTCGCGGTGCTCTGGGGGCGGGACGCCCAGAAGCTGCAGCCCCTGCTGGGCGACACTCCCGCGGTCGCGAGTGCCCACCCCAGCCCGCTCTCCGCATCGAGGGGGTTCTTCGGCTCGCGGCCGTTCAGCCGCGTCGACGCGCACCTCCTCGAGCTGGGCAGCGCACCCGTCGACTGGCGGGTCCCGCCGATCCCACCGACCGCGGCGCCTACGCTGCAAGGATGA
- a CDS encoding MFS transporter: protein MSAITAYRTLLRIVGPAYVVVAFLGRVPLAMSQMGTLLLVSGATGRYALGGAAAGALAVANAVGAPFFGSLADRIGQRPVVLAQSWAGGAGLAAIVWTTQSDASPAAIIVVAALAGLATPQIGPLARVRWQPITRRAPDQRRLVDAAFSYEGAADEVSFVLGPATVGLLAVVVAPGDALLVAAGLLVAFGSWFALHPTAALTRPEPGAVRSDAPVITGVLVVLALAQMLIGMLFGATQTGSTVLATAAGEPGQAGLIHATLGVGSAIAGLAIAALPERIGYPTRMVASASALLVLSVPLLLVQTIGQLVAVIALLGFAVAPYMISNFAMAGSVVEPERVGTAMTLLAGATGIGYALGSTVAGRLADLGGHTPAFAVTVTATALALVLSLAFRARRGSSS from the coding sequence GTGTCAGCCATCACCGCGTACCGCACGCTGCTGCGGATCGTCGGGCCCGCCTACGTCGTCGTAGCCTTCCTCGGGCGAGTTCCGCTTGCCATGAGCCAGATGGGCACGCTGCTCCTCGTCAGCGGGGCCACGGGTCGCTACGCGCTCGGCGGTGCGGCCGCCGGCGCCCTCGCCGTGGCGAACGCCGTCGGTGCACCGTTCTTCGGGTCGTTGGCGGACCGCATCGGTCAGCGTCCCGTCGTGCTCGCCCAGTCGTGGGCCGGAGGGGCAGGACTCGCGGCGATCGTGTGGACGACGCAGTCCGACGCGTCACCTGCCGCCATCATCGTGGTGGCGGCCCTGGCCGGGCTCGCCACGCCCCAGATCGGTCCGCTGGCCCGCGTGCGGTGGCAGCCGATCACCCGTCGCGCTCCCGACCAGCGCCGGCTCGTCGACGCGGCGTTCTCCTACGAAGGAGCGGCCGACGAGGTCTCCTTCGTGCTCGGCCCCGCCACGGTCGGGCTGCTGGCGGTCGTGGTGGCCCCGGGCGACGCGCTGCTGGTGGCTGCGGGGCTGCTCGTGGCCTTCGGGTCGTGGTTCGCACTCCACCCCACCGCCGCGCTCACCCGACCCGAACCGGGGGCCGTCCGGTCCGACGCGCCCGTGATCACCGGGGTCCTCGTCGTGCTCGCTCTCGCCCAGATGCTGATCGGCATGCTGTTCGGTGCCACGCAGACGGGGTCCACCGTGCTGGCCACCGCCGCGGGCGAGCCCGGCCAGGCCGGTCTCATCCACGCGACGCTCGGGGTCGGCAGCGCGATCGCCGGCCTCGCGATCGCCGCCCTGCCCGAGCGCATCGGCTACCCGACGCGCATGGTCGCGTCCGCGTCCGCGCTGCTCGTCCTGTCGGTGCCGCTTCTCCTGGTGCAGACCATCGGGCAGCTCGTCGCCGTGATCGCCCTGCTGGGCTTCGCGGTGGCGCCGTACATGATCAGCAACTTCGCGATGGCTGGATCCGTGGTCGAGCCCGAGCGCGTCGGCACCGCCATGACGTTGCTCGCCGGTGCCACGGGCATCGGGTACGCGCTCGGCTCGACGGTGGCGGGCCGCCTCGCCGACCTCGGCGGCCACACCCCGGCGTTCGCGGTGACCGTCACCGCCACGGCGCTGGCCCTGGTGCTCTCCCTCGCCTTCCGCGCACGGCGCGGGTCGTCGTCCTGA